Proteins encoded by one window of Camelus bactrianus isolate YW-2024 breed Bactrian camel chromosome 9, ASM4877302v1, whole genome shotgun sequence:
- the LOC141578744 gene encoding vomeronasal type-1 receptor 4-like has protein sequence MFPSDAIWEFFLISQICMGLMGNSILFISYVCTFLTHLKKPVDLIFMHLTLVNVLTIIFKLIPGIMSSFGVKHFESDAGCKAILFTNRVTRGLSICTTTLLSAFQAVIISPSDSNWAWLKSKVSTCIYPSLLFFWILNMLIYSHIIRTVEAKRNSTFVGSGYTTPFCQSVQKEQRYSAVFSSAMVIRDLLFVVLIVWSSIYMVNLLYKHRQRARHLHSPSLSFRTSPEIKATHTILLLVSGFIFFYGLNNFITFYLFYLPKKKPRMENIIGIISSCYPTICPFVLMKNKISRFTSSLSQLKMTFSQRTFSR, from the coding sequence ATGTTTCCAAGTGATGCAATTTGGGAGTTTTTCTTAATATCTCAAATTTGTATGGGGCTCATGGGGAACTCAATCCTTTTCATATCATATGTGTGCACCTTCTTAACTCACCTGAAAAAGCCCGTAGACTTGATATTCATGCATCTGACATTGGTCAATGTTTTGACCATCATATTCAAGTTGATACCTGGCATCATGTCATCCTTTGGAGTAAAACATTTTGAGAGCGATGCTGGTTGTAAGGCAATTTTGTTCACAAACAGAGTGACCCGAGGTCTTTCCATCTGTACGACCACTCTCCTCAGTGCCTTCCAAGCCGTCATCATCAGTCCCAGTGATTCTAACTGGGCGTGGCTTAAATCTAAAGTCTCCACCTGCATTTACCCCTCCTTGCTTTTCTTCTGGATCCTCAACATGCTCATCTATAGTCACATCATCAGAACTGTAGAAGCCAAACGCAATTCCACATTTGTGGGTTCTGGGTATACTACGCCATTCTGTCAATCTGTGCAGAAGGAACAGCGCTATTCAGCGGTATTTTCGAGTGCCATGGTGATTCGAGATCTTCTTTTTGTGGTCCTCATCGTATGGTCCAGTATCTACATGGTGAATCTCCTCTACAAACACCGCCAGAGAGCCCGGCATCTTCACAGCCCCAGTCTCTCTTTCCGAACATCTCCTGAGATCAAAGCCACCCACACTATTCTTTTGCTGGTAAgtggcttcattttcttttatggcttaaacaactttattaccttttatttgttttacttaccCAAGAAAAAGCCAAGAATGGAGAACATAATAGGGATTATTTCATCATGCTACCCCACAATCTGCCCTTTCGTGCTGATGAAAAATAAGATTTCCAGGTTTACTTCCTCTCTTTCACAGTTGAAAATGACCTTTTCTCAAAGAACATTTAGTAGATGA